In Paenibacillus sonchi, a single genomic region encodes these proteins:
- the fliP gene encoding flagellar type III secretion system pore protein FliP (The bacterial flagellar biogenesis protein FliP forms a type III secretion system (T3SS)-type pore required for flagellar assembly.), with the protein MKNKLIFSLLLLVVFSALLIHPVHADPIPNIDIKVGGSGDGSSSGTSSISILLLVTVLSVAPAFLVLMTSFTRIVIVLGFVRTSLGTQSMPPNQVLVGLALFLTLFIMSPTLAKVNETALQPYMKGTITQTEALNKAADPMKEFMFKQTSTKDLLLFMNYTGNKTSVKPATYSDIPLTVMVPAFAIGEMKKAFTMGFMIFIPFLIIDIVVASTLMAMGMMMLPPVMISLPFKIMLFVLVDGWYLVVKSLLLSFNT; encoded by the coding sequence ATGAAAAATAAACTGATTTTTTCACTTCTGCTACTTGTTGTATTCAGCGCTTTGCTGATACACCCTGTACATGCTGATCCTATCCCTAATATTGATATTAAGGTTGGGGGAAGCGGTGACGGTTCAAGCAGTGGCACCAGCTCCATCTCTATTCTGCTGCTTGTAACGGTTCTGAGCGTGGCTCCGGCCTTTCTTGTGCTAATGACCAGTTTCACCCGGATTGTTATCGTTCTGGGCTTTGTGAGAACCTCGCTCGGAACACAATCAATGCCTCCTAACCAGGTGCTTGTAGGATTGGCCCTGTTCCTGACGCTGTTTATCATGTCTCCGACACTGGCAAAAGTGAATGAGACAGCGCTTCAACCGTACATGAAAGGGACGATTACTCAGACCGAGGCGCTGAACAAGGCGGCAGATCCCATGAAGGAGTTCATGTTCAAGCAGACCAGCACCAAGGATTTGCTGCTGTTTATGAACTACACCGGCAACAAGACTTCGGTCAAGCCTGCAACGTACAGCGACATTCCATTGACGGTGATGGTCCCAGCCTTTGCCATCGGAGAGATGAAAAAAGCTTTTACCATGGGCTTTATGATTTTTATACCCTTTCTGATTATTGATATTGTGGTAGCGAGCACTCTGATGGCTATGGGGATGATGATGCTGCCACCGGTGATGATCTCATTGCCATTCAAGATAATGCTCTTTGTACTGGTAGACGGGTGGTATTTAGTCGTTAAATCACTGCTACTGAGTTTCAACACCTGA
- a CDS encoding flagellar biosynthetic protein FliO, whose protein sequence is MPVSVEPLGTGNNLLNLLNVIFVLAVIVVLIVLLIRFLGRRNQTLMSGRSIRTLGALGLGPNKSIQIIELGGSLYLIGVGENISMMDKITDPAEVALIISAFEDQSAGQNNFLAPFIAKVRAKFRGEVPSQEIELNETSSFYETLQSKLALAPERKEKMEELLRDDVLKDESRDL, encoded by the coding sequence ATGCCAGTCAGTGTAGAACCGCTGGGAACAGGTAACAATCTGCTGAATTTATTAAACGTTATTTTTGTCCTTGCGGTAATTGTTGTGCTCATAGTGCTGCTTATCCGTTTTCTGGGACGCCGCAATCAGACCTTGATGAGCGGGCGTTCCATCCGTACACTTGGCGCTTTGGGCCTCGGGCCGAACAAGTCCATACAGATTATTGAACTCGGAGGCAGCCTCTATCTGATCGGGGTCGGTGAGAATATATCCATGATGGATAAAATCACCGATCCGGCTGAGGTAGCGCTGATCATTTCGGCATTTGAGGATCAATCTGCAGGACAAAATAACTTTCTTGCGCCGTTTATTGCTAAGGTTAGAGCCAAATTCCGCGGAGAAGTGCCATCGCAGGAAATCGAACTTAATGAAACATCCTCTTTCTATGAGACTTTGCAATCCAAGCTTGCGCTCGCACCAGAGCGTAAGGAGAAAATGGAAGAGCTGCTCCGGGATGATGTGCTTAAGGATGAGTCGAGGGATTTATGA
- a CDS encoding response regulator codes for MANRILIVDDAAFMRMMIRDILSKNGFEVVGEAQDGSQAIEKFKELRPDLITMDITMPEMDGIAALKEIKKVDANAKVIMCSAMGQQAMVIDAIQAGAKDFIVKPFQADRVIEAINKTLGV; via the coding sequence ATGGCTAACCGAATTCTAATCGTGGACGATGCAGCATTTATGAGAATGATGATCCGGGACATTTTGTCCAAAAACGGATTTGAGGTTGTGGGTGAAGCCCAGGACGGTTCACAAGCTATTGAGAAATTCAAGGAGCTGCGTCCGGATCTGATCACGATGGATATCACCATGCCTGAAATGGACGGTATTGCCGCCCTAAAAGAAATCAAAAAAGTAGATGCCAACGCCAAAGTCATCATGTGTTCTGCCATGGGTCAGCAGGCTATGGTCATTGATGCAATCCAAGCGGGTGCCAAGGATTTTATTGTAAAACCTTTCCAGGCAGACCGTGTTATTGAAGCAATCAACAAAACACTGGGTGTGTAA
- the fliY gene encoding flagellar motor switch phosphatase FliY: protein MTSKDYLSQEEIDALLRQSAEGPSAPSAKSVDDFLTPFEQDALGEIGNITFGSAATALSTLLGKKVDITTPEVSIITRDEFEEAFPKPHVAVHVQYVDGFQGINSLVIKIRDAQVIADLMLGGEGEPKDEDLNEIHISAVQEAMNQMMGSSATSMSTIFNRFVNISPPGIDILNMSSGEGVGSLPGDETLIQISFRLRIGELIDSTIMQLLPVQFAKDMVSMLLGDVQSEQETAAAAAEAPPKPAAAYEPPPAAPGQQTPPAQPGAVPPPYPGVPEGGYYYPPAGMPAYGMPPYGMPPQGVPYQQAPPQQPAPNRNVNVQPVQFANLSSGAFGNIDENNLNLLMDIPLRVTVELGRTQKQIKDILEMSQGSIIELDKLAGEPVDILVNNKLIAKGEVVVIDENFGVRVTDIVSQWDRIQKLQ from the coding sequence TTGACGAGTAAAGATTATTTGTCCCAAGAAGAAATAGATGCTCTGCTCAGACAGTCTGCGGAAGGACCAAGTGCTCCTTCGGCAAAGTCGGTGGATGATTTCTTAACCCCCTTTGAGCAGGACGCATTGGGAGAAATCGGAAATATCACATTCGGGAGTGCAGCGACTGCGCTGTCCACGTTGCTGGGCAAAAAGGTAGACATCACTACTCCTGAGGTATCCATCATCACCCGTGATGAGTTCGAAGAAGCCTTTCCAAAACCCCATGTTGCGGTGCATGTTCAATATGTGGATGGTTTTCAGGGCATCAACTCACTGGTTATCAAAATCAGGGATGCCCAGGTCATCGCGGATCTGATGCTTGGTGGTGAAGGTGAACCTAAGGACGAAGATTTGAATGAAATTCATATCAGTGCAGTCCAGGAAGCGATGAACCAAATGATGGGCTCATCGGCCACATCCATGTCAACCATTTTCAACCGCTTCGTGAATATCTCGCCTCCGGGTATCGATATCCTGAATATGTCCAGCGGAGAAGGCGTAGGCAGTCTTCCGGGTGATGAAACACTGATCCAGATTTCATTCCGGCTCAGGATTGGGGAGCTGATTGATTCTACTATTATGCAGCTGCTTCCGGTACAATTCGCCAAAGACATGGTATCTATGCTTCTGGGCGATGTTCAGTCGGAACAGGAGACGGCAGCAGCTGCGGCAGAGGCACCGCCTAAACCGGCAGCAGCTTATGAACCTCCTCCAGCGGCTCCGGGGCAGCAGACTCCTCCAGCGCAGCCTGGAGCGGTTCCGCCGCCATACCCGGGTGTGCCCGAAGGCGGATATTATTATCCTCCCGCAGGAATGCCGGCTTATGGGATGCCGCCGTATGGAATGCCGCCTCAAGGTGTGCCTTACCAGCAGGCTCCGCCGCAGCAGCCCGCACCGAACCGCAATGTCAATGTGCAGCCGGTACAGTTTGCCAACTTAAGCTCAGGTGCCTTCGGAAATATTGACGAAAATAATTTGAATTTATTGATGGACATACCACTGAGAGTAACCGTAGAATTAGGAAGGACCCAGAAGCAGATCAAAGATATTCTGGAAATGTCGCAAGGCTCCATCATCGAGCTGGACAAGCTGGCCGGTGAGCCTGTAGACATTCTGGTTAACAACAAGCTTATTGCCAAAGGGGAAGTCGTGGTTATCGACGAAAACTTCGGAGTTCGCGTTACGGATATCGTCAGCCAGTGGGACCGAATTCAAAAACTACAATAA
- the fliM gene encoding flagellar motor switch protein FliM codes for MVDVLSQNEIDALLAALSSGEMDADELKKEETQKKVRSYDFKRAVRFSKDHIRSLTRIHDNFARYLTTYFSAQLRTFVQINVVQVEQLPYDEFIRSIPKMTILNIFEAEPLEGRMVMEVHPNIAFAMLDRLLGGFGTAPSKISTLTEIETTIMERIFSRCFESLQEAWKTVLDISPRMEALETNPQFMQIVSPNETIALISLSTKIGDTTGMINLCIPHVVLEPIMTRLSVHQWFVSEKKVRDEIELEAIRSRVHRAQLPIVAELGESSLSIAEFLGLSVGDVISLNRTVDSGLSIKVGDKLKFIGSPGMIKERVAVQIDEIVSEGVEDFDE; via the coding sequence TTGGTTGATGTACTATCACAAAACGAAATTGATGCTCTGCTTGCCGCACTATCATCCGGTGAAATGGATGCCGACGAACTTAAAAAAGAGGAAACCCAGAAGAAAGTCCGCTCTTATGATTTCAAACGGGCCGTACGCTTCTCAAAGGATCACATCCGCAGCCTTACACGGATTCATGATAACTTTGCCCGTTATCTAACGACATACTTTTCGGCCCAATTGCGTACCTTCGTGCAGATCAATGTCGTTCAAGTAGAGCAGCTCCCTTATGACGAGTTTATCCGCTCCATTCCTAAAATGACGATTTTGAATATTTTCGAAGCTGAACCGCTCGAAGGCCGGATGGTTATGGAGGTGCATCCGAACATCGCCTTTGCCATGTTGGACAGATTGCTAGGAGGCTTTGGAACGGCACCTTCCAAAATCAGTACTCTCACTGAAATTGAAACAACAATAATGGAAAGGATTTTCAGCAGATGCTTTGAGAGTCTGCAGGAAGCCTGGAAGACAGTGCTTGATATCAGTCCCCGCATGGAGGCATTGGAAACCAATCCTCAATTCATGCAAATCGTATCGCCCAACGAAACCATTGCTCTAATTTCACTAAGCACCAAAATAGGCGACACGACCGGGATGATCAACCTCTGCATACCTCACGTTGTTCTGGAGCCAATTATGACGAGGCTGTCCGTTCACCAATGGTTTGTTTCTGAAAAGAAGGTGCGCGATGAGATTGAGCTTGAGGCAATCCGGTCTAGAGTTCATCGCGCGCAGCTGCCGATTGTGGCCGAGCTGGGCGAATCGAGCTTATCCATTGCTGAATTTCTTGGTCTCAGCGTCGGCGACGTCATTTCTCTTAACAGGACTGTTGACTCCGGGCTGTCAATCAAGGTGGGGGACAAGCTGAAATTCATCGGAAGTCCTGGGATGATTAAAGAGCGTGTAGCTGTGCAAATAGACGAGATAGTCAGCGAAGGAGTTGAAGATTTTGACGAGTAA
- a CDS encoding flagellar basal body-associated FliL family protein has protein sequence MKKMLPWLITILLAITLIVVAAFLLMDKIFPSDSNDVNTAVQSVETKKLSADEIVALTAEITDIKTNTADPDYILKVNIAFQLDSAKSKEEFEKIKAIKITPLIIKAIADAKPEDLNGASGKDQFSSKLMNIINKNLTEGTITQLEFTDFVLASM, from the coding sequence ATGAAAAAGATGCTGCCGTGGCTCATCACAATTTTATTAGCAATAACTCTTATAGTTGTAGCTGCCTTTTTACTAATGGATAAGATCTTTCCCAGTGATTCGAATGACGTGAATACGGCAGTTCAGAGCGTGGAGACCAAAAAGCTCAGCGCGGATGAGATCGTCGCATTAACGGCAGAAATCACTGATATCAAAACTAATACTGCCGATCCCGATTATATCCTTAAAGTAAACATCGCGTTCCAACTGGATTCAGCGAAGTCTAAGGAAGAATTCGAAAAGATAAAAGCTATTAAGATTACGCCGCTTATTATCAAGGCGATTGCTGATGCCAAGCCTGAGGATCTGAACGGGGCAAGCGGCAAAGATCAATTCAGCAGCAAGCTGATGAATATAATCAACAAGAATTTGACTGAGGGCACGATCACTCAGCTCGAATTCACTGATTTTGTTTTAGCTTCCATGTAG
- a CDS encoding flagellar FlbD family protein: protein MISVTRLNGTPMFLNALLVEMVEESPDTYITLVTGKRLIVLEKADEVIRKIRDYNRDIGTYAATIKVQSMEELS, encoded by the coding sequence ATGATTTCGGTAACCAGATTGAATGGTACACCCATGTTTTTAAATGCTTTACTGGTAGAAATGGTAGAAGAAAGTCCGGATACGTACATTACGCTCGTAACTGGCAAAAGGCTGATCGTGCTGGAAAAGGCCGATGAAGTCATCCGTAAGATCCGTGATTATAACAGGGACATTGGCACATATGCTGCCACCATTAAAGTCCAGTCAATGGAGGAGCTTTCATGA
- the flgG gene encoding flagellar basal body rod protein FlgG: MLRSMYSGVSGMRGFQTKLDVIGNNIANVNTIGFKSGRVMFKDIMSQTVSGVTAPVEGGQGGVNAKQIGLGVSIGSIDTMHLAGSAMTTNNPTDLRIDGDGFFLVKLADEQETPFLTRAGDFHVDSARNLLTSDGLHVLNSAGEPIQLIEGTTAFSISADGSVLQTQQDGTIDSDTKIGVAKVSNPQGLEKIGGNLYRMTLNANADGALAPTTANNAEEGTGAIVAGQLEMSNVDLTGEFTEMIVSQRGFQANSRIITTSDEVLQEVVNLKR, translated from the coding sequence ATGCTAAGATCTATGTACTCAGGGGTATCCGGTATGCGCGGATTCCAGACTAAGCTGGACGTAATCGGCAACAACATTGCGAACGTGAATACCATTGGCTTCAAGTCCGGACGCGTCATGTTCAAGGATATTATGAGCCAGACGGTATCCGGGGTTACGGCTCCTGTGGAAGGCGGTCAGGGCGGCGTGAATGCCAAGCAGATTGGGCTTGGAGTCAGCATTGGCTCCATTGACACCATGCACTTGGCCGGCAGCGCCATGACCACCAATAATCCGACGGACCTGCGGATTGACGGGGACGGATTTTTCCTGGTGAAGCTCGCTGACGAGCAGGAAACGCCATTCCTTACCCGCGCCGGTGATTTTCATGTGGATTCTGCCCGCAACCTGCTGACCTCTGACGGTCTCCATGTGCTTAATTCCGCTGGTGAACCTATTCAATTGATTGAAGGCACTACCGCATTCTCCATCTCCGCTGACGGTTCAGTTTTACAAACGCAGCAAGACGGAACCATCGATTCGGATACGAAAATCGGGGTAGCTAAGGTTAGCAATCCGCAAGGCTTGGAAAAGATCGGCGGCAACCTGTACCGGATGACGTTGAACGCCAATGCTGATGGAGCGCTTGCTCCAACAACAGCCAACAATGCTGAAGAAGGGACGGGAGCCATCGTTGCCGGCCAGCTGGAAATGTCCAATGTGGATCTGACCGGTGAGTTTACAGAAATGATTGTTTCCCAGCGCGGGTTCCAGGCCAATTCCCGCATTATTACGACCTCTGATGAAGTGCTGCAGGAAGTCGTCAACCTCAAGCGTTAA
- a CDS encoding TIGR02530 family flagellar biosynthesis protein produces the protein MSDRLTIGQLYPASIHPSTLQRPAGSKNPVNPEVSFESLLQKNMLKFSHHAAKRLEQRGIELGSRQLDQISSAVDKAAAKGSKESLILMKDMALIVSVANRTVVTAMDGNSMKDNVFTQIDSAVIIS, from the coding sequence ATGAGTGACAGGCTTACGATAGGCCAGCTGTATCCTGCCAGCATACATCCGTCAACACTTCAGCGGCCGGCTGGCTCCAAGAATCCTGTGAATCCAGAAGTTTCATTTGAGAGCTTGCTGCAAAAGAATATGCTGAAGTTCAGCCATCATGCAGCCAAACGATTGGAACAAAGAGGAATAGAGCTTGGAAGCCGGCAATTGGATCAAATCTCGTCCGCAGTGGACAAGGCGGCAGCCAAAGGCAGCAAGGAATCACTTATATTAATGAAGGACATGGCTTTGATCGTCAGTGTGGCTAACCGTACCGTCGTGACTGCTATGGACGGCAATTCCATGAAGGACAATGTGTTTACACAAATTGATAGTGCAGTAATCATCTCTTAG
- the flgD gene encoding flagellar hook assembly protein FlgD, with the protein MASTTPPVSTPDQWNYTAPDSTKKTTGNSTLGKDQFLKILITQLQNQDPMQPMEDKEFIAQMAQFSSVEQLMNISTQMTAMNQSLGAVSGLIGKNITWMDATTKESKSGNVDSIVVSSGVQYAVVGKEKIALSDVTQIQNAAAPTEDAKASTGSAEGGTGS; encoded by the coding sequence ATGGCATCAACTACTCCACCCGTCTCAACACCGGATCAGTGGAATTACACAGCTCCGGACAGCACCAAGAAAACTACCGGAAACTCAACACTCGGCAAGGACCAGTTCCTGAAGATCCTCATCACCCAGCTGCAGAATCAGGACCCGATGCAGCCGATGGAGGACAAGGAATTTATCGCCCAGATGGCCCAATTCTCTTCGGTAGAACAACTAATGAATATATCAACACAAATGACAGCAATGAATCAGTCGCTTGGCGCGGTATCGGGACTGATCGGCAAGAATATTACCTGGATGGATGCAACGACTAAGGAGTCGAAATCGGGGAATGTCGATTCTATCGTTGTCAGCAGCGGCGTGCAGTACGCAGTTGTGGGCAAAGAAAAAATTGCGCTATCCGATGTCACGCAAATCCAGAATGCAGCTGCACCCACAGAAGATGCGAAAGCCAGTACCGGTTCTGCGGAGGGCGGGACGGGATCATGA
- a CDS encoding flagellar hook-length control protein FliK: protein MSLVVQSMSGGNKAAATGTSTAASAGTAAGTASAAPFAQTLVQSMGAAQATETAVPAVLGNLASLLQGLMNAVQAAGEETSNDATAKSAELLQGLTEDVEKLDEDISSEPALMAALQGWLLQVSALLSGSAPSEGSTEAGSIPAETLSPLAQNPETLRFAVQDELNSLVSLVQQAAAEGNEPTASAGIALLNNFTAILADTVVPDHKAKAKPAVSTDAAPVVLKPVSETDSNVEVKVKTPVSTDIRTSPATAAATENTAAVPAATVTANDEADMVAAPLAKAALTADASKDGAETEVLAGAKPAEENHEVVTAGQLSLRGGITAPLKAVAPPVPVHQFANEMTSFITGKLEIVKKGGVAEATITLFPENLGQVDVKITMQNGHLVAQFLTEHAGAKDMLEQQMSQLRSALQHQGLQVEKLEVTQNNTPLQSQYNGSQQGRGAGSGSQQQERRSKERTEEIGDAVLAAELNGEWKEWVASTQQDSHSQGGSFSAKA, encoded by the coding sequence ATGAGTTTAGTTGTTCAATCAATGAGTGGCGGGAATAAAGCTGCTGCCACAGGGACATCAACTGCTGCAAGCGCGGGTACAGCCGCTGGAACAGCATCAGCCGCACCTTTTGCCCAGACTCTTGTTCAGAGCATGGGCGCAGCGCAAGCCACAGAAACGGCAGTGCCGGCGGTACTGGGGAATTTGGCTTCACTGCTGCAAGGTCTAATGAACGCTGTACAAGCAGCTGGTGAAGAAACAAGCAACGATGCTACAGCCAAAAGCGCCGAGCTGCTGCAGGGTCTTACGGAAGATGTGGAGAAGCTGGATGAAGACATTAGCAGTGAACCTGCTCTGATGGCTGCACTTCAAGGATGGCTGCTCCAGGTATCTGCTCTATTATCAGGAAGCGCTCCTTCTGAGGGAAGCACCGAAGCAGGAAGTATCCCTGCTGAAACGCTATCTCCACTTGCACAGAATCCGGAGACACTACGCTTTGCCGTCCAGGACGAGCTTAACAGTCTGGTTAGCCTGGTTCAGCAAGCTGCCGCAGAGGGGAATGAACCAACAGCCTCGGCGGGAATTGCCCTGTTGAATAATTTTACAGCGATTCTGGCGGATACGGTGGTTCCTGACCATAAAGCTAAGGCAAAACCGGCTGTCAGCACTGACGCTGCACCAGTAGTTTTGAAGCCAGTGTCCGAAACGGATTCCAACGTGGAGGTAAAGGTAAAAACTCCAGTCTCTACAGACATCCGCACCAGTCCCGCTACTGCAGCAGCAACTGAGAATACCGCAGCGGTTCCAGCTGCAACAGTAACAGCAAATGATGAGGCAGATATGGTTGCTGCACCACTGGCTAAGGCGGCTCTAACAGCAGATGCTTCTAAGGATGGAGCGGAAACTGAAGTTTTGGCTGGAGCAAAACCGGCTGAAGAGAACCATGAAGTCGTAACTGCGGGGCAGCTGTCGTTGAGAGGTGGAATTACTGCGCCGCTTAAGGCAGTGGCACCACCGGTTCCTGTACATCAGTTCGCTAATGAGATGACCTCGTTTATAACAGGCAAACTGGAGATTGTCAAAAAAGGCGGAGTGGCTGAGGCGACAATTACACTGTTCCCTGAGAATCTTGGGCAGGTGGATGTTAAAATCACGATGCAAAACGGCCATTTGGTTGCCCAGTTCTTAACTGAGCATGCCGGAGCCAAAGATATGCTGGAACAGCAGATGAGCCAGCTCAGATCAGCATTGCAGCATCAGGGTCTTCAAGTTGAAAAATTGGAGGTTACCCAAAACAATACACCGCTGCAGTCCCAATATAATGGAAGCCAGCAGGGGCGTGGAGCCGGTTCCGGCAGTCAGCAGCAGGAAAGACGTTCCAAAGAACGTACGGAGGAAATCGGTGATGCGGTGCTTGCCGCTGAGCTGAATGGCGAATGGAAAGAATGGGTTGCAAGCACGCAGCAGGATAGCCATTCGCAAGGTGGAAGTTTCTCAGCCAAGGCCTAA
- a CDS encoding MotE family protein yields the protein MANNDMEFETEGSASKFERFLFLMIPIIFTLVLLGVLLTLFNMDIRNNVLAIANKIPVVEKWVPDPPQSADEATDPKQQAEEQAASSDKTIKELKSQLEAQSEQLKKANEDTAAQATKAEALQKQIDGMKEEAAAAEAGTEETEDPYVKQLKDLAKLYAGMKASKAAPIMENLTTDEMVQIFSVMNNASKTAILEKMDPKKAADVSIKLKETTNSTDMAIAALQSRLKQDAGASTKTTATNNLDKEKLNQTFTSMPAADAATLLGSMYKISPDKVITILNTVSDTVRSSILGEMTKNDSAQTAKVVNRLMGGK from the coding sequence GTGGCTAACAATGATATGGAATTTGAAACTGAAGGGTCAGCAAGTAAATTTGAACGGTTTTTATTTTTGATGATACCGATCATCTTTACCCTTGTCCTGCTTGGGGTACTGTTAACTCTGTTTAATATGGATATCCGCAACAACGTTCTGGCCATTGCGAACAAGATTCCGGTTGTGGAGAAATGGGTGCCTGACCCGCCGCAATCTGCTGATGAAGCAACCGACCCGAAGCAGCAGGCTGAAGAGCAGGCAGCAAGCTCTGATAAGACGATCAAGGAGCTAAAGTCTCAGCTGGAGGCACAAAGCGAGCAGCTTAAGAAGGCGAACGAAGATACTGCGGCTCAGGCAACGAAAGCTGAAGCGCTGCAGAAGCAGATTGACGGTATGAAGGAAGAAGCCGCAGCTGCAGAAGCAGGTACAGAGGAGACAGAAGATCCCTATGTGAAGCAGTTGAAAGATCTGGCCAAGCTGTATGCGGGGATGAAAGCCTCCAAAGCTGCGCCAATCATGGAGAATTTGACCACAGATGAAATGGTGCAAATCTTCAGTGTAATGAATAATGCCAGCAAAACAGCTATTTTAGAAAAAATGGATCCCAAAAAAGCTGCGGATGTCTCCATTAAGCTAAAAGAAACTACAAATTCAACCGATATGGCTATTGCAGCCCTTCAATCCAGACTAAAGCAGGATGCGGGAGCTTCAACAAAGACCACAGCAACAAATAATCTGGATAAAGAGAAGCTGAACCAGACATTCACTAGCATGCCGGCTGCTGATGCAGCAACACTGCTGGGTTCGATGTACAAGATCAGCCCGGACAAAGTGATCACGATTCTTAACACGGTTAGTGATACAGTCCGCTCTTCAATTCTGGGGGAGATGACCAAGAATGACAGCGCTCAGACAGCTAAGGTTGTAAACCGGCTGATGGGCGGAAAATAA
- the fliJ gene encoding flagellar export protein FliJ — MRFHYTFQKVVDLKANEKTQAEWMLSSALGELQAQEKSLEDLLEQRRGLMLALQHAAEQKTPMSKLREMQDYVDYLDHCIARKHSDISRAHVEVQRKQNHLSTKVLDEKVWLKAKDKAQTAFQQSMILREQNELDEMATVRFAMKSL, encoded by the coding sequence ATGAGGTTTCATTACACTTTTCAAAAAGTTGTGGACTTGAAAGCAAATGAAAAAACACAGGCAGAGTGGATGCTGTCAAGCGCCCTCGGAGAACTTCAAGCCCAGGAAAAAAGTCTTGAGGACTTGCTGGAGCAACGCCGCGGACTGATGCTGGCACTGCAGCATGCGGCCGAACAGAAAACGCCGATGTCCAAGCTGCGTGAGATGCAGGATTATGTCGATTATCTGGACCACTGCATCGCGCGCAAACACTCGGATATCAGCCGTGCGCATGTTGAAGTTCAGCGCAAGCAGAATCACCTCAGCACGAAGGTACTGGATGAGAAGGTGTGGCTGAAGGCTAAAGACAAGGCCCAGACCGCATTTCAGCAGAGTATGATTTTACGGGAACAAAACGAACTGGATGAGATGGCTACCGTCCGCTTCGCGATGAAATCCCTCTAA